The DNA region tgttgtttgaTTTTTGCTTCTTTGTTTACAAAACTTGTTCCATAGAAAAGCTGTGATTTGCTTCTGGCTTTTACGTGTTAGAATCATACTGTAGTGTTGGTACTCTGTGTTCCTGCATATTTTAGCAGGGTAGTTTGAAGACGCTCAAGGCTTTCTTGTAAGTTAGGTATGAAATACCATCACCTTTTTAAGCCAACTTCTCCATACATACCGTGGCAAAGTCCCTGGATGTCCCCACCCAGGGCATGGGTTACCTGTCCAGTAAGAAATGCATGCAACTTTAATTTCAACCTGCAGCTTGCCAGCCTACCAGGGTGTACACAGGGCATGTTCATTATGGTGAAACATTAGGGTGAAACAGATATAAATATAATGTTGCCTATAGAGCTGCCAATgtctatcaacccctacaaaaatgtccattaattataacccacataataatttacatttcctgttTTTGCAGGATTATTTTTCCTACTGTAGctaactggctcaaattaagatcctacatctgtagtatgtactgtagttgaaTCGTCATTAGTTCCAAAATAATGCCTGTATGCACCCCTTTGGGAGTAAaatcaacatcaaatcaaattgtatttgtcacatgtgccgaatataaCAATAcaagaccttaccatgaaattcTTACTTgaaaaagcccttaaccaacaatagagttaataaaatatttactaaatataataaagtttaaaaaaaatctaaacgaTCAAATAGTAACacaaatgtacataacaatacagagtcaatgtatgggggtacaggtttgtcaaggtaatttgtaaagtgacaatgcatagataataaacagcgagtagctgTGGtgtaaaaaaagggggggggggtgtaaatagtccaggtgaccatttgattagttgttcagcagtcttatggcttgggggtagaaactgttaaggagcctttaggtcctagacttggcgctctggtaccgcttctcgtgtggtagcagagaggacagtctatgacttgggtgactagagtctttgacaattctgtgggccttcctctgacaccgcctagtatataggtcttggatgtcaggaagcttggccccagtgatgtactgggccgtacgcactaccctctgtagcaccttatggtcagatgccgagcagttaccatagcaggcggtgatgcaactttttgaggatctggggacccatgccaaatcttttcagtctcctgagggggaaaaggtattatcgtgcccttttcacgactgtcttggtgtgtttggaccatgatagtttgttggtgatgtggacaccaaggaacttgaaactctcgacccggtCCACTTCAgtcccgtcaatgttaatgggggcctgttcggcactCCTTTTCCAACAATCCACGATCatgtcctttgtcttgctcacattgagagagaggttgttgtcctggcaccacactgccaggtctctgacctcttccctataggctgttgtcgatgatcaggcctaccactgttgtgtcatcggcaaacttaatgatgattttggagtcgtgcttggatgaacagggagtacaggaggggactaagcatgcacccccgAGGGGCTCCATTGTTGAGAATCAGTGTGGCAGAAGTGTtgctgcctacccttaccacctggggcggcccgtcaggatccagttgcagagggaggtgtttagtcccagggtccttagcttagtgatgagctgtgtgggaactattttgtttaacactgagctgtagtcaatgaacagcattctcacataggtgttccttttgtccaggtgtgaaagggcagtgtggagtgcgattgagattgcatctgtgaatctgttggggcggtatgcgaactggagtgggtcttgggtttctggcatgatggtgttgatgtgagccatgaccaacctttcaaagcactttatggctcgcgtcactgggcagctcgcggcttgGTTTCCCTTTCTAGTCCATAATAtctttcaagccctgccacatccaatgagCCTCGGAGCCGGTTTAGTACTATtatatcttagtcctgtattggtgctccttgaaagcggaagctctagcctttagctcggtgtggatgttgcctgtattccatggcttctggatgggaaatgtacgtatggtcactgtggggacagcgtcgtcaatgcacttattgatgaacccggtgactgaggtggtacactcctcaatgccattggatgaatcccggaacatattccagtctgtgcaagcaaAACAGTCTTGTTGCATAgtatccgcgtcatctgaccacttccatattgagcgagtcactgtacttcctgctttagtttttgcttgtaagcaggaatcaggaggatagaattatggtcacatttgccaaatggatggcaagggagagatttgtatgcatctgtgtgtggagtaaaggtggtctagagtatGTTTTTGTCCTCTGGTTgcacgtgacatgctggtagaaatgatgtaaaacggatttaagtttacCTGTATTAAAGCCCCTGGCCCCTAGGAATGCAGCATCTGGATGAGCATTTCTTCTTTTCTTGTTACAAGGACATATTAGGTGAATTTCCTGGGATTAGTTATATGATATGGCTTAGAACAGGCCCTTACCATACTGGAAGGAGCATTGAGGGAATCAGATACACTGCTTCTTGTAGGATTGCCTTGGACCAGGTAGGATGATAGGATCATCATTCAGAAAATAACTCATATTTAAATGCAGAGCTGTGAtactgcactgtgtgtgtttgttatgcATTTCATCAACGCTCATCCAGTACTGTTTGAGTATTAGCAACAACCATCAGGTTCTTGAGTGCTCTTTTGCAATCCATTTTAATAATTTTCTGACTTCAGTGTTGCTGAATTGATATTAATATGTCCAACCAACTCTTCTATCAAGCAGTCATGTACACTTCATATACATTTTTCCTTCACTGCATTATAACAGAATGCTTAtggtctcctctatctcctctcctcaagTTTCACAGGAAACCTGCCTCCTGGACCAGGTGCTGGAGCTGATTATGAATGAGAAGCCCGCCAACACCGCCAGCCTTTCCCTGAACGAGGACGTCGACAAGCCCTCCCTCCCTGAACGAGGCCTCTGGCGGTGGCTACATAGGGCCATGCAGAAGAGAGCGGCCAGTGCCAAGGACACGATGAGCTCCATAACTAAGGAGAGTGTCAAGGGCTTCCTGAGACGCAACCTCTTTGTCCTCCTCACCATCGCAGCAGTGGCTCTGGGCAAGTGGACAAAATACTTTGTTACTGTCttattggggttagggttaaggtgaTGTTAAGAGCTAAGGTTATGGTTAGTTTGTTGATTGTTTGTTTATAGTTAATAcaatattaatttaaaaaaaaaactaaagtaaTTGCAGTGTTATTACACAGGCCTGTGAGCTGCAGCCCCCAGGTGTAGACTCCTGTGTCAAGAAGACTTGAAATAGATAGAGTATTCTtcatcaatgatatcatgtctcctgtgtgtgtatccagGTGTCATGCTGGGTTTCGCCCTGCGGCCCCACAACCTGACCCTCAGGAAGATCAAATACTTTGCCTTCCCTGGAGAGCTGCTGATGAGGATGCTGCAGATGCTGGTTCTGCCTCTCATCATCTCCAGCCTGGTCACAGGTAGCTGGTCACAGGAGTTCTGCTTCCTTAGCATCATTCTAATTATTTGCAATTACAGTATCTATTGCTTTTGTCAAACTCAAAGTGATTTACATTTCATGTAGATTTCTCACCCCTTCTGCATGTTATTATTCTACATTTTTCATACTTCTTGCTATTTTGAGTTCAAAGTTAGTTGGTACAGTAATAGTCTTGTGTTAGTAGCTAGAGTATTAATGAGAAAATTATGAACTTTGTCTTGTCTTGCAGGTATTTCCTCTCTGGACAGCAAAGCGTCTGGGAAGATGGGAATGCGGGCTGTGGTTTATTACATGGTGACCACCCTCATCGCGGTCTTCATTGGCATCGTCATTGTGCTTGTCATAAAACCAGGGAAAGGCCATAGGGACAGTCCAGTGGCCTCTAGCGGTACCATAGAGCCGGTACAAGCAGCTGACGCCTTCCTGGATCTCATCAGGTGGGGAACTATTGTAGGATCCCAGTGACAGTAAGTCAATAGAAGATATTAATAATTGGTTGTCCTTTATTCACTGTGATAATAGTTCTGCATTTTTCAGGAACATGTTCCCACCAAATTTGGTGGAAGCCTGTTTCAAGCAGGTAAGGGAATTCACTTGCCAATTGATCAAGCAGCTATTCTTCAATACACTGTGTTAAAATACATACTCACCAAATAAATTGTTAAGGACTGATACTCTTTACTTatacaatacatacagtggggagaacaagtatttgatacactgctgattttgcaggtattcctacttacaaagcatgtagatgtctgtaattttttattatatgtacacttcaactgtgagagggaatctaaaacaaaaatccagaaaatcacattgtatgatttttatgtaattaatttgcattttattgcatgacataagtatttgatacatcagaaaagcagaacttaaaaTTTGGTAcggaaacctttgtttgcaattacagagatcatacgtttcctttagttcttgaccaggtttgcacacagtgcagcagggattttggcccactcctccatatagaccttctccagatccttcaggtttcggggctgtcgctgggcaatacggactttcagctctctccaaagattttctattgggttcaggtctggagactggctaggccactccaggaccttgagatgctttttacggagccactcccttagttgccctggctgtgtgttttgggtcgttgtcatgctggaagactggaagacccagccacgacccatcttcaatgctcttactgagggaaggaggttgttggccaagatccttccccatccatcctcccctcaatacggtgcagtcgtcctgtcccctttgcagaaaagcatcaccaaagaatgatgtttccacctccatgcttcacggttgggatggtgttcttagggttgtactcatccttcttcttcctccaaacacggcgagtggagtttaaaccaaaaagctctatttttgtctcatcagaccacatgaccatctcccattcctcctctggatcattcagatggtcattggcaaacttcagacgggcctggacatgcgctggcttgagcagggggaccttgcgtgcgctgcaggattttaatccatgacggcgtagtgtgttactaatggttttctttgagactgtggtcccagctctatcaggtcattgaccaggtcctgccgtgtagttctgggctgatccctcaccttcctcatgatcattgatgccccacgaggtgagatcttgcatggagccccagaccgagggtgattgaccgtcatcttgaacttcttccatattctaataattgcgccaacagttgttgccttctcaccaagctgcttgcctattgtcctgtagcccatcccagccatacgcaggtctacaattttatccctgatgtccttacacagctccctggtcttggccaatgtggagaggttggagtctgtttgattgagtgtgtggacaggtgtcttttatacaggtaacgagttcaaacagttgcagttaatacaggtaatgagtggagaacaggagggcttcttaaagaaaaactaacaggtctgtgagagccgtaattcttactggttggtaggtgatcaaatatttatgtcatgcaataaaatgctcattaattacttaaaaatcatacaatgtgattttctggatttttgttttagattctgtctctcacagttgaagtgtacttatgatataaaacaattacagacctctacatgctttgtaagtaggaaaacctgcaaaatcggtagtgtatcaaatacttgttctccccactgtacatgtattcAATGCCTGCACTGTTTCCACCAGTACAAAACAGTCTACAAGAAGACCATCTACACCAAGAACGTGACCATTACCCTCAACCTGACTGACTCCCTAAACGCTACAGAGGCTGCCTTGGCTGCTAACATGAGCAGAGTCCTGCAGACCATCCAGGTGGGTGACACATTGGTGGTGGAGTGACTTACCCCAATGTAAAGTCCTTTGGGGGAACAAGTGCTACAGTTACTTTGGATAAGTGtaaatgtgatgtgatgtgaagGGGCTGTTCTGCTCCAGGAGACAGTGGTGGAGACGATCCCAGTGTCTGGTTCCTCTAACGGGGTGAACGCCCTGGGTCTGGTGGTGTTCTCCATGTGCTTCGGCCTGGTCATCGGGAGCATGAAGCAGCAGGGACAGGCTCTCAGGGACTTCTTCGACTGCCTCAACGAAGCCATCATGCGCCTAGTGGCCATCATCATCTGGTTAGTAGTCAGATTAGTGGTTGCAAAGTAACATGTTAATGTACTTGTAAATGCCTTTACCATTActtctcacatacagtatatatctcAAAACAGTTGCTTTCTGGGGAATTGTTGTGTTAGGTAGAGTGTGGGCTATCCTACAAATATCTCTGTCTTTT from Oncorhynchus mykiss isolate Arlee chromosome 1, USDA_OmykA_1.1, whole genome shotgun sequence includes:
- the LOC110502566 gene encoding excitatory amino acid transporter 1-like, whose protein sequence is MNEKPANTASLSLNEDVDKPSLPERGLWRWLHRAMQKRAASAKDTMSSITKESVKGFLRRNLFVLLTIAAVALGVMLGFALRPHNLTLRKIKYFAFPGELLMRMLQMLVLPLIISSLVTGISSLDSKASGKMGMRAVVYYMVTTLIAVFIGIVIVLVIKPGKGHRDSPVASSGTIEPVQAADAFLDLIRNMFPPNLVEACFKQYKTVYKKTIYTKNVTITLNLTDSLNATEAALAANMSRVLQTIQETVVETIPVSGSSNGVNALGLVVFSMCFGLVIGSMKQQGQALRDFFDCLNEAIMRLVAIIIWYAPVGILFLIAGKIVEMKNLAEVGGQLGMYTVSVIVGLLIHGLFVLPLFYFLVTRKNPYTFIAGLLQALITALGTSSSSATLPITFRCLEENNHVDKRVTRFILPVGATINMDGTALYEAVAAIFIAQVNDMELNFGQILTISITATAASIGAAGIPQAGLVTMVIVLTSVGLPTEDITLIIAVDWFLDRLRTTTNVLGDSLGAGIVEHLSRQELQSQDVEVGNSVIEENEKPYQLICQENDSVKHHNSETPM